From a region of the Pseudanabaena sp. ABRG5-3 genome:
- a CDS encoding type II toxin-antitoxin system RelE/ParE family toxin, whose amino-acid sequence MDVKFLSPARDELKLAIEFYEKSSVGLGSRFLNEVKASISRIVKNPQAWSLLDDKIRRCRLQRFPYGIVYAIEQDAIIIVSVMHLHRHPQSWQKNLNE is encoded by the coding sequence ATGGATGTCAAGTTTTTATCTCCAGCTAGAGACGAATTGAAACTAGCGATCGAGTTTTATGAGAAAAGTTCTGTGGGATTGGGTTCTCGTTTCTTGAATGAGGTGAAAGCGTCTATTTCGCGAATTGTCAAAAATCCGCAAGCATGGAGTCTTTTGGATGACAAAATTCGTAGGTGTAGGTTACAGAGGTTTCCCTATGGAATTGTTTATGCGATCGAACAAGATGCGATCATAATTGTCTCAGTTATGCATTTACATCGCCATCCTCAGTCTTGGCAAAAGAATTTGAATGAGTAG
- a CDS encoding addiction module protein — translation MDGAILIQQALQLDLTERIHLIDVLWHSLDSADREEIDLAWLRESQSRLTAYQSGQIEAIDGQKVFAEIEALL, via the coding sequence ATGGATGGCGCTATTTTAATTCAACAAGCTTTGCAGCTTGACTTGACAGAAAGGATTCATTTGATTGATGTTTTGTGGCATAGCCTTGATTCGGCAGATCGTGAAGAGATTGATTTGGCTTGGTTGCGTGAGTCTCAAAGTCGCCTAACAGCTTATCAATCTGGTCAGATAGAAGCAATTGATGGACAAAAGGTTTTTGCTGAGATTGAGGCTTTACTTTAA
- a CDS encoding DUF433 domain-containing protein, with protein sequence MRHLARITFDAEVMGGKPCIRGMRVTVGTLVGLLAVGHSMEEILNAYPYLEKEDIMAALSYAAWRAEEGEVALVSA encoded by the coding sequence ATGAGACATTTAGCGCGAATTACTTTTGATGCTGAAGTAATGGGAGGTAAGCCTTGCATTCGGGGAATGCGGGTGACTGTGGGTACATTGGTTGGTCTATTGGCAGTTGGACATTCGATGGAAGAAATTTTAAATGCTTATCCTTATTTAGAGAAAGAGGATATTATGGCGGCGTTGTCCTATGCGGCTTGGCGGGCTGAGGAGGGTGAGGTTGCTTTGGTGTCGGCATGA
- a CDS encoding 3'(2'),5'-bisphosphate nucleotidase CysQ, translated as MNPLLQAEICQFIREIGQKAIHLRESGFQVDEKGFDDYVTNVDRELDHLLSQRFQAWFPDDVVISEENSRSQELWKQYAELHQKYWFIDPIDGTDDFIHGREFYSVMVGILEAFQPTLGWIYAPKSDLLYFGGTAINGVFTVTNGNVPEVLYAAPPIGASSDRVIVSKKDDLAYGNAIRAAVPNVEFYTLGSFGLKVMEVVQGRASAYIYLNRRVKLWDTVGPLAIAKAAGLVCCDLSGREIGFGYDDIHPEKLTHNQLIVIGWSKFIDEYLAAIYQELQAQI; from the coding sequence ATGAATCCTTTATTACAAGCAGAAATTTGTCAGTTTATTCGTGAGATCGGACAAAAAGCAATTCATCTAAGAGAGTCGGGGTTTCAAGTTGATGAGAAGGGTTTTGATGATTATGTAACTAATGTTGATCGCGAACTCGATCATCTCCTCAGCCAAAGGTTTCAAGCATGGTTCCCCGATGATGTGGTAATTAGTGAAGAAAATTCGCGATCGCAGGAACTATGGAAGCAATATGCAGAACTGCATCAAAAGTACTGGTTTATCGATCCCATTGATGGTACGGATGACTTCATTCATGGGCGTGAGTTCTATTCGGTGATGGTTGGGATCTTAGAAGCATTTCAGCCTACGCTGGGTTGGATCTATGCGCCAAAGAGCGATCTCTTATATTTTGGCGGTACGGCGATAAATGGAGTATTCACCGTCACGAATGGGAATGTTCCTGAAGTTCTCTATGCTGCGCCGCCGATTGGCGCAAGTAGCGATCGCGTGATTGTCAGTAAAAAGGATGATCTCGCCTATGGAAATGCAATTCGTGCGGCGGTTCCCAATGTCGAGTTTTATACCCTCGGTAGTTTTGGATTAAAGGTAATGGAAGTAGTCCAAGGTCGAGCCAGTGCCTATATCTATCTCAATCGTCGGGTGAAGCTCTGGGATACGGTTGGGCCTCTAGCGATCGCTAAAGCCGCAGGGCTAGTTTGTTGTGATCTCTCAGGTCGAGAAATTGGATTTGGCTATGATGATATTCATCCTGAGAAATTAACTCATAATCAACTTATCGTGATTGGCTGGTCAAAATTTATCGATGAATATTTGGCAGCAATTTATCAAGAACTGCAAGCCCAAATATAA
- a CDS encoding DUF4388 domain-containing protein translates to MAITGSLSEFSLPEIFQFLDQGQKTGVLTIRDMKALQTGKSLLRHIWLHNGRVVAAGDRLDNRGLARLIEERGWITDANRAEVERLIQANVPLGLNLKSLGILYPDQLKLLFSVQVLRQVCSLFQVETGQFRFDAKVDLPKAEMTGLSLPATETTLMGLRSLRDWQILQSKLPDTSSTLFKIIYDEPHLRLDASETQVWKLADGSMNLKKMAERLQLPLPKIQQISFRLIVVGLVEEVPDIDMGITDNSDDLKGLDGDISGPLTNAPVRTEISNSFLQSLVGFLQHKA, encoded by the coding sequence ATGGCAATTACAGGCTCTTTATCCGAATTTTCTCTCCCAGAGATATTTCAGTTTTTAGATCAGGGACAAAAAACTGGAGTATTGACAATTAGAGATATGAAAGCTTTGCAAACAGGAAAATCGTTATTGCGACATATTTGGTTACATAACGGACGGGTGGTAGCTGCGGGCGATCGCTTAGATAATCGTGGTTTAGCAAGGTTGATAGAAGAGAGAGGCTGGATTACAGATGCAAATCGTGCGGAAGTAGAACGCCTCATCCAAGCAAATGTCCCCCTAGGGCTAAATCTAAAATCTTTAGGAATACTGTATCCTGATCAACTCAAATTACTATTTAGCGTACAGGTTTTAAGACAGGTCTGCTCGTTGTTTCAAGTAGAGACAGGTCAGTTTCGCTTTGACGCGAAAGTTGATTTACCTAAGGCAGAGATGACAGGACTCAGTCTACCTGCTACGGAAACAACATTAATGGGATTACGTAGTCTCAGAGATTGGCAAATTTTGCAAAGTAAATTGCCTGACACTAGCTCAACATTATTTAAAATTATTTATGATGAACCCCATTTACGTTTAGATGCCAGTGAAACGCAGGTATGGAAACTAGCGGATGGTTCTATGAATCTCAAAAAGATGGCAGAGCGATTACAACTTCCTTTACCCAAAATTCAGCAAATCTCATTTCGGTTGATTGTTGTTGGTTTAGTGGAAGAAGTACCTGATATTGATATGGGCATCACTGATAATAGTGATGATCTCAAAGGGTTGGATGGAGATATCAGTGGACCATTGACCAATGCTCCAGTAAGAACCGAGATTAGTAATTCATTTTTACAAAGCCTTGTCGGATTTTTACAGCATAAGGCTTAG
- a CDS encoding GTP-binding protein: MEIMRLVVAGTVGAGKSTFIRTVSEIDVVDTDRRATDETAEIKHKTTVAMDFGRLTFGPDMALHIYGTPGQQRFDFMWDILIRKAHAFILLVAAHRPHEFRYARRILSYLNRRVKIPYIIGITHMDCEGAWSSENIKLALGFVDTKSQPPVVILNAEDRDTVIQAIIALVQYYISMR, translated from the coding sequence ATGGAAATCATGCGTTTGGTTGTAGCTGGTACGGTTGGTGCGGGGAAATCAACTTTTATTCGGACTGTAAGTGAAATTGATGTCGTCGATACCGATCGCCGAGCAACAGATGAAACAGCAGAAATAAAACATAAGACCACTGTAGCGATGGACTTTGGTCGTTTAACTTTTGGTCCAGATATGGCACTACATATCTACGGAACTCCTGGTCAGCAGCGTTTTGACTTTATGTGGGATATACTCATTCGTAAAGCCCATGCCTTTATTCTGCTAGTAGCAGCGCATCGCCCCCATGAATTTCGCTATGCAAGGCGAATTCTGAGCTATTTAAATCGGCGAGTCAAAATCCCTTATATTATTGGTATTACGCATATGGACTGTGAGGGGGCGTGGTCGAGTGAGAATATTAAACTGGCGCTAGGTTTTGTTGATACTAAAAGTCAGCCCCCTGTGGTTATTTTGAATGCGGAAGATCGAGATACGGTCATTCAGGCAATCATCGCACTGGTGCAATATTATATTTCTATGAGATAA
- a CDS encoding roadblock/LC7 domain-containing protein — protein MGINVAKLESILQNLVTSTSDVQGAALVSPDGLPLASTLPSGMDEERVSAMSAAMLSLGERIGNELARGLIDRLYVEGDKGYGILTSCGEEAVLLVLASKAAKQGLLMLEIKRVTGELKAALS, from the coding sequence ATGGGGATCAATGTTGCAAAACTAGAAAGCATTTTGCAAAATCTAGTAACGAGTACAAGTGACGTACAGGGCGCGGCCCTCGTATCACCTGATGGGCTACCCCTAGCATCGACATTACCTAGTGGAATGGATGAAGAAAGGGTATCAGCGATGTCAGCCGCCATGTTATCTTTGGGGGAACGGATTGGTAATGAGTTAGCCAGAGGCTTGATTGATCGGCTTTATGTTGAAGGAGATAAAGGTTATGGAATCTTGACAAGTTGTGGAGAAGAAGCGGTTTTACTAGTATTAGCTAGCAAGGCAGCTAAACAAGGATTACTGATGCTGGAAATCAAGCGAGTTACGGGAGAACTCAAAGCCGCCCTATCGTAG
- a CDS encoding protoglobin domain-containing protein — protein sequence MALDSQAFMATMERRVSFSASDKALLKANAAWGSSIAAKMAEVFYAYLARDPEMNAILNAKEGRMHRLNETFIEWFGEMFTGMDDWGSVYAARRWRIGLVHVQIGIGPQHVVPAMATVVNEVGQQLKTAGISDEVREALGRICMIDLAFIEQAYVEVTSQAVLQETGWTEGLFKRLISTGAASMK from the coding sequence ATGGCTCTCGATTCTCAAGCTTTCATGGCAACGATGGAAAGACGGGTCTCTTTTTCTGCCTCAGATAAGGCTTTGCTAAAGGCTAATGCCGCATGGGGAAGCTCGATCGCTGCAAAAATGGCAGAGGTCTTTTATGCCTATTTGGCTCGCGATCCAGAAATGAATGCCATTCTGAATGCTAAAGAAGGTCGGATGCACCGCTTAAATGAAACCTTCATTGAGTGGTTTGGGGAAATGTTTACAGGTATGGATGACTGGGGAAGTGTCTATGCTGCTCGTCGTTGGCGGATTGGACTAGTCCATGTTCAGATTGGCATTGGTCCACAACATGTTGTGCCAGCTATGGCAACGGTTGTCAATGAAGTAGGTCAACAGCTCAAAACGGCTGGGATTTCTGACGAAGTGAGAGAAGCATTGGGAAGAATTTGCATGATCGACCTTGCTTTTATTGAGCAAGCCTATGTTGAAGTCACTTCTCAAGCAGTCTTGCAGGAAACAGGATGGACTGAAGGACTATTTAAGCGCCTGATTTCTACAGGTGCGGCAAGTATGAAATAG
- a CDS encoding roadblock/LC7 domain-containing protein, giving the protein MGINVAKLESILQNLVTSTSDVQGAALVSPDGLPLASTLPSGMDEERVSAMSAAMLSLGERIGNELARGAIDRLYVEGDKGYGILTSCGEEAVLLVLASKAAKQGLLMLEIKRVTGELKAALV; this is encoded by the coding sequence ATGGGTATCAATGTTGCAAAACTAGAAAGTATTCTGCAAAATCTAGTAACAAGTACCAGTGATGTACAGGGGGCTGCACTGGTATCACCAGATGGACTACCCCTAGCATCGACATTGCCAAGTGGTATGGATGAAGAGCGTGTCTCGGCAATGTCTGCGGCAATGCTCTCCCTCGGTGAACGTATCGGTAATGAGCTAGCTAGAGGCGCGATCGATCGCTTGTATGTTGAAGGTGATAAAGGCTATGGCATTTTAACCAGTTGTGGCGAAGAGGCAGTTTTACTGGTACTTGCCAGCAAAGCGGCTAAACAAGGGTTACTGATGCTAGAGATCAAGCGTGTTACAGGTGAACTCAAAGCCGCTCTTGTATAG
- a CDS encoding NACHT domain-containing protein, with protein MSIKQEQTIREIVSRFGKALSGFIESAQGRECDVSETYFNHAVAKAARRYTKNYLETHSFIQLFGSQKLPTLSSIYILQKFQPHTSIRNFNSVNELEEAFTRDLQRSTHSKGSNLIGLNIANEEEYLTILGHPAVGKTTFLKYIGLEALHYPDSRYRHDVLPVFLKMWKFCRGTDTLLQAIAEEFNKAGFPFSQQLALWMLEQGKLLILVDGLNEAVLSQTHLSQHVQDFVKTYPQNRYIVSSRLASYQNSLGQFLEVVLQPWGDLHVQEYIHKWFAIAYESSVADESMNSISNANSPSPKSKQDLASEEAQRCWQILQLNPIAKELAKSPLCLSLLCLLSDRRYSFPSNISGLYQKAIHLLFEEQIVKNQLQNNVGEQSLSTDILDLILTEIAYKGFELRQNLFSLEEITEHIQTILSSCTVDLQKLEVEFVVKVLQQMGICRLTNLESSVSLVFSHITFQEYFVARYIYNHGKVRQLVPNHLSDRRWQEVFLLLAGMMVGNTEELLLCIETQAFDYINTNRLRDILDWLEQITINSTGNLKNVAKRIASLFLARPRFLSELATALVLTRMLGIARDLYETFDLSINFSKIFESDLSMSLAHALDFDSETELNLTLQLCSNIEQSLAPINFDPRYINFMAVNTRLESLHTQVPSYDQAFEVREEFRQKISRVWLKTLYLPSDLNQISHQEVESLENYLYANLLMVKCKKTAIAVSLKTWEEIESRMLRIIRN; from the coding sequence ATGAGTATAAAGCAAGAACAAACCATTCGTGAAATTGTTAGTAGATTTGGGAAGGCACTATCAGGATTTATTGAGAGCGCACAAGGGAGGGAATGTGATGTCAGCGAAACTTATTTTAATCATGCTGTGGCAAAGGCAGCAAGGCGCTATACCAAGAACTATTTAGAGACTCATTCCTTTATACAACTATTTGGGAGTCAAAAGTTACCAACTCTCTCTTCCATTTATATTCTTCAGAAGTTTCAACCTCATACTTCTATTCGTAACTTTAATTCAGTTAATGAACTTGAAGAAGCATTCACTCGCGATCTTCAGAGGAGTACTCATAGCAAAGGTAGCAATCTGATCGGATTGAACATTGCCAATGAAGAAGAATATCTCACGATTTTGGGACATCCTGCTGTAGGGAAAACGACTTTTCTAAAATACATTGGACTAGAGGCTCTACACTATCCAGACAGTCGATATCGGCATGATGTGTTACCTGTGTTTTTAAAGATGTGGAAGTTCTGCCGAGGTACAGATACCTTGCTGCAAGCGATCGCTGAGGAATTTAATAAAGCTGGCTTCCCTTTTTCACAGCAATTAGCATTATGGATGCTCGAACAGGGCAAGTTACTGATTTTAGTTGATGGTTTGAATGAGGCGGTATTATCGCAAACCCATCTATCGCAGCATGTGCAAGATTTCGTAAAGACATATCCCCAAAATCGTTACATAGTCTCTAGTCGTTTAGCTTCCTATCAAAATAGTTTGGGACAGTTTTTAGAAGTTGTATTACAACCTTGGGGAGATTTGCATGTTCAGGAATATATCCATAAATGGTTTGCGATCGCCTATGAGTCATCGGTTGCTGATGAGTCGATGAATTCTATCTCAAATGCGAACTCGCCATCTCCTAAATCTAAACAGGATCTAGCCTCGGAGGAAGCTCAACGGTGTTGGCAAATTTTGCAATTAAACCCTATTGCTAAAGAATTAGCAAAGTCTCCTTTATGTTTATCTCTGTTATGTCTGCTTAGCGATCGCCGTTATAGTTTTCCTAGTAATATTAGCGGACTTTATCAAAAAGCAATTCATTTACTATTTGAAGAACAGATTGTAAAAAATCAATTACAAAACAATGTAGGAGAGCAAAGCCTTAGTACTGACATATTAGATCTGATCTTAACGGAAATTGCCTATAAGGGATTTGAGCTTAGGCAAAATCTCTTCTCCTTAGAAGAAATAACAGAGCATATCCAGACGATCTTAAGTAGTTGTACGGTTGATTTGCAGAAATTAGAAGTTGAATTTGTCGTTAAGGTTTTGCAGCAGATGGGAATCTGTAGACTCACGAATTTAGAGTCATCTGTGAGCTTGGTATTTAGTCATATTACCTTTCAAGAATATTTTGTGGCTCGATATATATACAACCACGGTAAAGTCAGACAGCTTGTTCCTAATCATTTAAGCGATCGCCGTTGGCAAGAGGTTTTTTTATTGCTTGCGGGAATGATGGTGGGTAATACAGAAGAACTCTTATTATGTATTGAGACTCAGGCTTTTGACTATATCAATACCAATAGACTACGCGATATCTTGGATTGGCTGGAACAAATAACAATCAATTCAACAGGTAACTTAAAAAATGTTGCGAAGCGCATTGCTTCACTCTTTTTGGCACGTCCTCGTTTTTTATCAGAACTTGCAACTGCTTTGGTGTTGACCAGAATGTTGGGAATTGCCCGTGATTTATATGAAACTTTTGATCTGTCGATCAATTTTAGCAAAATATTTGAATCTGACCTATCAATGAGCCTTGCCCATGCCCTTGACTTTGATAGTGAAACAGAGCTTAATCTAACACTCCAACTTTGTAGCAATATTGAACAATCCCTTGCTCCCATTAATTTTGATCCAAGATATATCAATTTTATGGCGGTCAATACGAGATTAGAATCTTTACATACTCAAGTCCCAAGTTACGATCAAGCCTTTGAAGTACGAGAAGAATTTCGGCAGAAAATAAGTCGGGTATGGCTAAAAACACTATATTTGCCATCGGATTTAAATCAAATTTCGCATCAGGAAGTAGAGTCCCTAGAAAATTATCTCTATGCTAACCTCTTAATGGTGAAGTGCAAAAAAACGGCGATCGCAGTTTCTCTCAAAACTTGGGAAGAGATTGAATCGCGCATGTTGAGAATTATCAGGAATTAA
- a CDS encoding PPC domain-containing protein, translated as MKHLRPSSDHSPQYLVTAILSSMGAIAISLAIVAPAALAQVRNPAIYKPTPISSGVDVNDTLTDKDIPTGQKGFARDYILEAQKDERLEITVSSGSFDTVLSLLDVKGDIIAENDDAASDSTNSLIFFKVRQSGSYTIRVSSFGGSSGGKFTLKVTKLRIVN; from the coding sequence GTGAAACATCTACGCCCATCCTCCGATCATTCCCCCCAATATCTGGTTACAGCAATCTTGTCTAGCATGGGTGCGATCGCTATCAGTCTAGCCATTGTTGCACCTGCTGCCTTAGCCCAAGTGCGTAACCCAGCCATCTATAAACCAACCCCGATATCTAGTGGTGTTGATGTTAATGATACTCTCACCGATAAAGATATTCCCACAGGTCAGAAAGGATTTGCCCGTGACTATATCCTCGAAGCTCAAAAAGATGAGCGCTTGGAAATCACCGTAAGTTCAGGCAGTTTTGATACGGTTTTAAGTTTGCTAGATGTCAAGGGCGATATCATTGCCGAAAATGATGATGCCGCAAGTGATAGCACAAACTCATTAATCTTTTTTAAAGTGCGCCAATCAGGAAGTTACACAATCCGCGTTTCTTCCTTTGGTGGTAGCAGTGGTGGTAAATTCACCCTCAAGGTAACTAAACTCCGCATTGTGAATTAA
- a CDS encoding segregation/condensation protein A has product MTLSIAESVTKDAIALLIDLAERGEIDPWDVQVIDVVDRFLSRLIVSDRRDLYDSGQAMLYAAMLVLLKANSLSDIQAAYEQDDDSSEDLEELESNELIGSLRLPTDFDKRLRRLPVALPPKARRITLEELITQIEAIAEIVDRKTSKPSKRPVQGKMARRAAMKAIAQLAHKENLSEMVEEIERYFMLHPDEEIEITELAEVFNDRVGVFWGLLLMSSQSKVELFQTEFYGKIQIVPTIKVPPLKEIPFTNSAANSTVESTQLQLTFSELKEVS; this is encoded by the coding sequence ATGACTCTATCCATCGCCGAATCAGTTACCAAAGATGCCATCGCCCTATTGATTGACCTTGCAGAACGAGGTGAGATCGATCCTTGGGATGTGCAGGTAATTGATGTCGTTGATCGCTTTTTGTCTCGATTGATTGTGAGCGATCGCCGTGATTTATATGACTCAGGGCAAGCGATGCTCTATGCTGCGATGTTAGTACTGCTCAAAGCTAACTCACTATCAGATATCCAAGCTGCCTATGAACAAGATGACGACAGCAGCGAAGATCTCGAAGAACTAGAGTCTAACGAGTTAATCGGTTCATTACGATTGCCTACGGATTTTGATAAGCGGTTGCGTCGTCTTCCTGTCGCATTACCCCCCAAGGCTCGACGCATTACCCTAGAGGAGTTGATCACGCAGATAGAAGCGATCGCCGAAATTGTGGATCGCAAAACCAGCAAACCCTCTAAACGCCCAGTCCAAGGCAAAATGGCAAGGAGGGCTGCCATGAAAGCGATCGCCCAACTTGCGCACAAAGAGAATTTGTCAGAGATGGTCGAGGAAATCGAGCGTTATTTTATGCTCCATCCCGATGAAGAGATCGAGATAACTGAGCTAGCTGAAGTATTTAATGATCGTGTTGGTGTGTTTTGGGGGCTATTGCTGATGTCATCCCAGTCCAAGGTAGAGTTATTCCAAACAGAATTTTATGGCAAGATCCAAATAGTGCCGACGATTAAGGTTCCACCACTCAAAGAAATCCCCTTTACAAATAGTGCAGCTAATTCCACAGTAGAATCTACTCAATTACAATTGACTTTCTCTGAATTAAAAGAAGTTTCGTGA
- a CDS encoding lipopolysaccharide assembly protein LapA domain-containing protein, with the protein MRQLNFVVIFVVALALVLFALENTAAAPIQIIPQLKVAAPISVELILAMGLGAVLAWIFSVWSGLQKSIEMRNQNMQIQNLKETVENLTVEIEERKRLVSASAIDVEIDDEDKSKN; encoded by the coding sequence GTGCGTCAGCTTAATTTTGTTGTTATTTTTGTCGTTGCTCTTGCTTTAGTACTGTTTGCCCTAGAAAATACTGCTGCGGCTCCTATCCAAATCATTCCCCAACTTAAAGTCGCCGCACCGATTTCCGTAGAGCTAATTTTAGCAATGGGCTTAGGTGCAGTCTTAGCTTGGATTTTTAGTGTTTGGTCTGGCTTGCAAAAATCCATCGAGATGCGTAACCAGAATATGCAAATCCAGAATTTAAAAGAAACTGTCGAAAATTTAACTGTTGAGATTGAAGAGCGCAAACGCTTGGTCTCTGCCTCAGCGATCGATGTCGAGATCGATGACGAAGACAAGTCCAAAAACTAA
- a CDS encoding fructosamine kinase family protein, whose protein sequence is MWDEIAIAISQATGAKFTSDHRQAQSGGCINQTTKISDGKRDFFVKTNTANQLDMFVAEAIALQQMYATKTMRVPQPICWGIAGEAAYLVMENLDLGGGQDWEAMGCHLAAMHRVTSDRGFGWDRDNTIGATPQINNWTISWLDFWREYRLAFQIRLAKRKGWRCSIPEEKIYEALPKFFRDYQPQPSMVHGDLWGGNAAFIKGEPVIFDPALYFGDREVDLAMTELFGGFPSQFYRAYNAAYPLDAGYKERKTLYNLYHILNHFNLFGGGYGSQANRMIDSICQ, encoded by the coding sequence ATGTGGGATGAAATTGCGATCGCCATTTCGCAGGCAACGGGTGCAAAATTTACGAGCGATCACCGTCAAGCGCAGTCAGGTGGCTGCATTAACCAGACCACTAAAATATCCGATGGAAAGCGTGATTTTTTTGTAAAAACGAATACCGCCAATCAGTTAGATATGTTTGTGGCGGAGGCGATCGCACTTCAACAAATGTATGCGACTAAAACAATGCGCGTACCGCAACCGATCTGCTGGGGGATTGCTGGTGAGGCGGCTTATTTGGTGATGGAAAATCTGGATTTGGGGGGTGGTCAAGATTGGGAAGCGATGGGTTGTCATCTGGCGGCGATGCATCGGGTAACGAGCGATCGCGGTTTTGGCTGGGATCGCGACAATACGATTGGTGCAACTCCCCAGATTAACAATTGGACAATTAGTTGGCTTGATTTCTGGCGTGAATATCGGCTCGCTTTTCAAATTCGTTTAGCTAAGCGCAAAGGTTGGCGCTGCAGTATTCCCGAAGAGAAAATCTATGAGGCTCTACCTAAATTTTTTCGCGATTACCAACCACAACCCTCAATGGTGCATGGGGATCTCTGGGGTGGAAATGCTGCCTTTATCAAGGGTGAGCCTGTGATTTTTGATCCTGCGCTATATTTTGGCGATCGCGAAGTGGATTTAGCAATGACTGAGTTATTTGGCGGCTTTCCATCGCAGTTTTATCGCGCCTACAATGCGGCTTATCCCCTTGATGCTGGCTACAAAGAGCGCAAGACTCTCTACAATCTCTATCACATTCTCAATCACTTCAATCTCTTTGGCGGCGGCTACGGCTCCCAAGCTAATCGGATGATTGACAGTATCTGCCAATAA
- a CDS encoding DUF2834 domain-containing protein — protein sequence MPNKLGFWLIWILFSVYAFIFAPPDRPDTLQLILKLSTGDWQGTNALIVALFNLMGVFPFIYACMLASDGRGQKVPAWLFGSLSFLVGAFALLPYFALREPNPTFIGKKNRLISALESRWTGIGLSAIAIYFLVYGFANGDWGDFIQQWQTSRFIHVMTLDFCMLSLLFPWLLSDDMERRGMTDDRFFTFIALVPLVGALIYLCLRSPLIESEQIESEQEATA from the coding sequence ATGCCTAATAAACTTGGATTTTGGTTGATTTGGATTTTATTTTCGGTCTATGCCTTCATCTTTGCGCCGCCCGATCGCCCCGATACCTTGCAACTAATTCTCAAATTGAGTACGGGAGACTGGCAAGGCACAAATGCCCTGATCGTTGCCCTGTTTAACCTCATGGGCGTATTCCCATTCATTTATGCCTGTATGCTAGCCAGCGATGGACGCGGACAAAAAGTACCCGCTTGGCTATTTGGCAGTCTCTCATTTTTGGTCGGAGCCTTCGCCCTACTTCCCTACTTTGCCCTGCGCGAACCAAACCCCACCTTTATCGGCAAAAAGAATCGACTGATTTCCGCCTTAGAGTCACGCTGGACAGGGATTGGACTTAGCGCGATCGCCATTTACTTTTTGGTCTATGGATTCGCCAATGGTGACTGGGGAGACTTTATCCAGCAATGGCAAACTAGCCGATTTATCCATGTGATGACTTTAGACTTCTGCATGTTGTCGCTGTTATTTCCTTGGTTACTAAGTGATGACATGGAAAGACGCGGCATGACCGACGATCGCTTTTTTACATTTATTGCCCTAGTTCCCCTAGTCGGCGCATTGATTTACCTCTGCTTGCGATCGCCTTTAATCGAAAGCGAACAAATCGAAAGCGAACAAGAAGCAACCGCTTAA
- a CDS encoding PIN domain-containing protein codes for MKVLFDTNVLLDALLVRVPFAENAAYLLEAVEIGKIQGFISATTITDIYYLVKRHTKSDETAIATISKLLILMEVCLVDRGVIQQAIDLNLTDFEDAVQVAAAMEAKLDAIVTRDVAGFIGSPILVMSPEELVNQLGQ; via the coding sequence ATGAAGGTCTTATTTGATACGAATGTTTTATTAGATGCTCTTCTAGTTCGTGTTCCCTTTGCCGAAAATGCTGCATATCTACTAGAGGCAGTGGAAATAGGCAAGATTCAAGGATTTATTTCAGCAACTACCATTACGGACATTTATTATTTGGTCAAACGTCATACTAAAAGTGACGAAACAGCGATCGCGACGATTTCTAAATTATTGATTTTGATGGAAGTTTGTTTAGTAGATCGTGGGGTTATTCAACAAGCTATCGATCTAAATTTGACTGATTTTGAGGATGCTGTTCAGGTTGCGGCGGCGATGGAAGCAAAATTAGATGCGATCGTTACTCGTGATGTTGCAGGTTTTATCGGTTCTCCAATATTAGTAATGTCACCAGAAGAATTAGTAAACCAGTTAGGTCAATAG